From Medicago truncatula cultivar Jemalong A17 chromosome 7, MtrunA17r5.0-ANR, whole genome shotgun sequence, a single genomic window includes:
- the LOC11415810 gene encoding subtilisin-like protease SBT3: protein MEPNNVFSLLLIISLWFLLTFHSNAETSTYIIHMNKSFFPQVFTTHHDWFKSTIHSLKSKTLVPDDYDQASKQSQKKLVYTYDHAMYGFSAVLSSNELEILKNIDGFVSAYQDRTATIDTTHTFEFLSLDSPSGLWHTSDFGDDVVVGVIDTGLWPESQSFKDDGMTKKIPNKWKGTCETGQEFNTSMCNFKLIGARYFNKGVIASNPNVTISMNSARDTIGHGTHTSSTVAGNYVNGASYFGYAKGIARGIAPKARIAMYKVIWEEGRFASDVLAGMDQAINDGVDVISISMGFDDVPLYEDPIAIASFAAMEKGIVVSSSAGNAGPEFGTLHNGIPWLLTAAAGTIDRTFGTLVLGNGQSIIGWTLFPANAIVENVLLVYNNTLSSCNSLNLLSQLNKKVIILCDDSLSNRNKTSVFNQINVVTEANLLGAVFVSDSPQLIDLGRIYTPSIVIKPKDAQSVINYAKSNNNPTSSIKFQQTFVGTKPAPAAAYYSSRGPSHSYPWILKPDIMAPGSRVLAAYIPNKPTARIGTNVFLSSDYNFMSGTSMSCPHVSGVAALLKAAHPQWSAAAIRSALITTANPLDNTQNPIRDNGYPSQHASPLAIGAGEIDPNRAMNPGLIYDATPQDYVNLLCGLKFTKNQILTITRSNSYDCENPSLDLNYPSFIAFYSNKTRSMVHKFKRIVTNVGDGAATYRAKVTYPKGSVVTVSPDILTFKYKNEKQSYNIIIKYVMYKKENVSFGDLVWIEDGGAHIVRSPIVVAPTGIV from the exons atggagcCTAACAATGTGTTTTCACTTCttctcataatttctctttggTTTCTATTAACCTTTCATAGCAATGCTGAGACTTCCACATATATAATCCATATGAACAAATCATTCTTTCCTCAAGTCTTCACAACTCATCATGATTGGTTCAAATCCACCATTCATTCCTTAAAATCAAAAACATTAGTAcctgatgattatgaccaagcATCAAAGCAATCACAGAAGAAACTGGTGTACACCTATGATCATGCCATGTATGGCTTTAGTGCAGTGTTATCTTCAAATGAGTTAGAGATTCTTAAGAACATTGATGGCTTTGTTTCAGCATATCAAGATAGAACTGCTACCATTGACACAACTCATACCTTTGAATTTCTTTCACTAGATTCTCCAAGTGGACTATGGCATACTTCAGATTTTGGAGACGATGTCGTTGTTGGTGTTATTGATACTGGTTTGTGGCCTGAGAGTCAAAGCTTTAAAGATGATGGCATGACAAAGAAAATTCCAAACAAATGGAAAGGAACATGTGAAACTGGCCAAGAATTCAATACCTCAATGTGTAACTTCAAATTGATTGGAGCTAGATATTTCAACAAAGGTGTGATTGCTTCAAATCCAAATGTTACAATCAGCATGAACTCAGCTAGAGACACTATAGGGCATGGAACTCACACATCATCAACTGTTGCAg GTAACTATGTTAATGGAGCTTCTTATTTTGGTTATGCCAAAGGAATAGCAAGAGGCATTGCACCAAAAGCTAGGATTGCTATGTACAAAGTCATTTGGGAAGAGGGTCGTTTCGCCTCTGATGTTTTAGCTGGCATGGACCAAGCTATTAACGACGGTGTTGATgtgatttcaatttcaatggGATTTGATGATGTTCCACTTTATGAAGATCCTATAGCAATAGCTTCATTTGCAGCTATGGAAAAAGGGATTGTTGTTTCATCTTCTGCAGGTAACGCAGGACCTGAATTCGGAACCTTGCACAATGGTATCCCATGGCTCCTTACTGCAGCTGCAGGAACAATAGATAGAACTTTTGGCACTCTTGTTTTGGGAAATGGTCAAAGCATTATTGGTTGGACTTTGTTTCCAGCAAATGCTATAGTTGAAAATGTTCTACTTGTTTACAATAACACTTTATCTTCATGCAACTCATTGAACTTGTTATCTCAACTTAACAAAAAAGTGATTATTCTCTGTGATGACTCATTGTCAAACAGAAACAAAACCTCAGTGTTTAACCAAATCAATGTTGTTACAGAAGCCAATCTGTTAGGGGCAGTGTTTGTCTCTGATAGTCCTCAGTTAATCGATTTAGGACGTATCTACACTCCAAGTATTGTAATCAAGCCAAAAGATGCACAATCTGTGATCAATTATGCAAAGAGCAATAACAATCCTACATCAAGCatcaaatttcaacaaacaTTTGTAGGAACAAAGCCGGCACCAGCTGCAGCATATTACTCATCAAGAGGTCCTTCACATAGCTATCCATGGATTTTGAAACCTGATATAATGGCACCTGGATCAAGAGTTCTTGCAGCTTATATTCCTAACAAACCAACAGCTAGAATTGGCACAAATGTGTTCTTATCAAGTGACTACAATTTCATGTCAGGAACATCCATGTCTTGTCCTCATGTTTCTGGTGTTGCTGCTCTTCTCAAAGCTGCACATCCACAATGGAGTGCTGCTGCTATAAGGTCTGCATTGATAACCACAGCTAATCCTTTAGACAATACACAAAACCCTATAAGGGATAATGGTTACCCTTCTCAACATGCTTCGCCTCTTGCTATCGGTGCCGGTGAGATTGATCCTAATAGAGCAATGAATCCAGGTTTGATTTATGATGCTACACCACAAGACTATGTTAATCTTCTCTGTGGTTTGAAATTCACAAAGAACCAAATTTTAACAATTACAAGATCAAATTCTTATGATTGTGAAAACCCTTCTTTGGATCTTAATTACCCTTCATTTATAGCTTTTTACAGCAACAAAACAAGATCAATGGTTCACAAATTTAAGAGGATTGTTACAAATGTTGGTGATGGTGCTGCTACATATAGAGCTAAAGTGACATATCCAAAAGGTAGTGTTGTGACAGTGTCACCTGATATATTaactttcaaatataaaaatgagaAACAAAGTTACAACATTATCATAAAGTATGTTATGTACaagaaggaaaatgtttcatTTGGGGATCTTGTTTGGATTGAAGATGGTGGAGCACACATTGTTAGAAGTCCTATTGTAGTGGCACCAACTGGAATCGTATGA